Genomic window (Salvelinus alpinus chromosome 13, SLU_Salpinus.1, whole genome shotgun sequence):
cctattggctactgtaaGTGGTACAGCCTcagtttttatttgaccttttcaatgacgacctaggaacagtgccgtgttcaggggcagaacgacagatttttaccttgtcagctcggggattcgatcttgcaaccttccggttactagtccaacgctctaaccactaggctacctgccgtctcagtgttcactgtaaacGTGCCGGAAGTTGCACAAAATTCTCACAACATTCAAGTTTCCGCTCACAAGGCCTAAAATTTGCTCGGTGCCCCAAAACGTTAGAGGTAACATTGATTGGAATGAATAAATAAAACAGTACAGTTTTCTTTTTTagattcacatatggtgtctgtctttgtgttcttaCAGCTCTGATGGTGTGCGGAGCAGCTGCAGTGCATTCTACCTGCAGCCGGAGGGCACATGTATGGCCGAGAGTTCTCGCTGGTACTCTGACATCCCCATGGACAAGGGCAGGCTGGGAATTATGCTCAACAGGATCCTGGCTGTCAAGGATGTCTATGATGAGCACCCAGCACAGGAAGACATGGACTGACAGCCGCACTGATAGATTGCACAACAagtttatatagtgtacattgCTGACATGGAAGCCGCTAGCACAAGGGATGACAAGCATAACTACAATGCATTTTTGTTCCATGTTTTTTTTCTATATCACCCCTACACAAATAGTTCAGTGAGCATTTCCCCCCATAGAATTAccattatacactgagtgcacaaaacattaggaacaacttcctaatattgagttgcacccctccccccacctttGTCCCCAGAACCGCCTCAAATTGCctgggcatggactacaaggtgtcgaaagcgttccacagggatgctggcccatgttgactccaatgcttcccacagttgtgtcaagttggctggatgtctttggctggtgaaccattcttggtacacacgggaaactgttgagtgtgtaaaaacccagcagcgctgcagttcttgacactcaaaccggtTGGCCTGGCACGTGCTACCATAACCTGTTctaaggcacttcaatcttttgtcttgcccattcaccaccAGAATGGcactgtctcaaggcttacaaacccttctttaacctgtctcctccccttcatctacactgattgaagtggattttacaGGTGAAATCTATATGGGATCATAGCTCCTGGTCAGTCTATtttatggaaagaacaggtgttcctaatgttttgtacaattaGTGTATGTACAGAAACTTAATAGCACTGtagtataccaccatcagttcaGGTAATCTATTTTGAATGCTCAAGTACATTGGGCACTGTCAACGACAACTAGTTGAGACTTCATGTCTGTTGTTCGTATTGAAACTCatacatttgtttttttatgaAGTGTACAGAACAGCTGTATTATAGAAGTactttagttcacaaatccattTAATTGACACTGCATTTCACCCCCTACGCCAGCCTCACTGGAGTTTGTTTCATTCAAAAGCTTAATGTTCAGATAGTGATGATATTTACGTGTTCGTTATTTAGCAGGCGCTCTTATCTAGAGTGgctttacagtagtgagtgcatacgttCGTCTTACtttttttgtactggtccccggtgggaatcgaacccacaaccctggtgttgcaagcgtcATATTCTACCAACTGAGCGACACAGGACCCTATATAAGCAATCATTTTCAACTTAAACACTTTAAATCTGTGTTTACCATGTGGCCAGTGAGGAGAAAACCATTTATTGCTGCCAGATGTTCACATGTACAGTATCGAGAAGCTCATAGTAATGGCAGACTTTTTACTTCATAGCTAATGTGTATACACTACATGTCCAAAAGTATGTGAATACCCCTTCAAATTTGAGGAttgggctatttcagccatactcgttgctgaccggtgtataaaattgagcacacagccatgcaatctccatagacaaacattgactgtagaatggccttaccgaagagctcagtgactttcaacatgacactgtcataggatgccagctttccatcaagtcagtttgtaaaatttatgccctgctagaggtcaactgtaagtgctgttattgtgaagtgaaaacatcTAGGCGCAGCAAcgactcagccgcgaagtggtaggccacacaagctcacagaacaggaccaccaagtgctgaagcatgtaaaaaattgtctgtcctagcctcccgggtggcgcagtggtctaaggcactgcatcgaagTGTGCCAACAGAGACTGGGTTTaagcccaggctctgttgcagccggccgcgaccgggaggtccatggggcgacgcacaattggcctagcgtcatccgggttagggagggtttggctggtagggatatccttgtctcatcacagcactagcgactcttgtggcgggccgggcacagtgcacgctgaccaggtcgctaggtgtacagtgtttcctccgacacattggtgcggctggcttccgggttggatgcgcgctgtgttaagaagcagtgcggttgggttatgtttcggaggacgcatggctttcgaccttcgtctctcccgagcccgtacgggagttgtagagatgagacaagacagtaactactaacaatttgATACCACGAAAtttgggagagaaaaaaaatataaaaaatagtttgtcctctgttgcaactctccctaccaagttccaaactgcctctggaagcaacttaagcacaataactgtttgtcagtagcttcatgaaatgggtttccatggccaagcagctgcacacaagcctaagatcaccatccgCAATACtgagcgtcggctggagtgatgtaaagctctctgatggacaaatctgggtttggtggatgcctcGAGAACGCTCCCTGAATGCATAGTACTAACTGTAAACTTTGGTGGAGGagtaataatggtctgaggctgtttttcgtggttcggaatgggccccttagttccagtgaagggaaatcttaatgctacaacatacaatgacgttctagacgattctgtgcttccaactttgtggcagatgccgactgcgagccaggcctaatcgcccaacgtcagtgcccgacctcactaatgctcttgtggctgaatggaagcaagtccctgcagcaatgttccagcatctagtggaaagccttcccggaagagtgcacatacttttggacatgtagtgtatattgccCCTCGTTTAATAATTTATTGTAACAATCATAACCATTCATTAAACAAAATAAGCTTAACATCGTGATAGAATAGTTTTTTATTTACTTCATTTTAATCCTGCTTAGATTGTTTTTAATTGACAAAATAGTATGTTTTAATGCATTTTCAGTCCTGAATGTCTTGAGAAAAGTTGAATATGTACTATaatgtttattttctgtcttttTCTAATTAAAGGATGCATATAGAATTGAGAATGTCTTGTACAAATTCTATCATAAAAATACAGTTCATTATTCATGGTTGTAAAATCAATGAAATGCGTTCTGTATCTTAGACACATGTAAACTCTTTCTGGTATGTGGTCTGCCAAAGGATTACGCAGTGATATGAAACAGACAagcatttgctttgtcattatttccAGTCAGAATAATCTGCCTATTAAGGGTTCATAAAACAACTTGCCTTGAACACTTTGAAATATTATACTCTACATGGTAAATGTTtgggagatggtgggagagaaaCCTCCAACTGTTGCTATTTTTATGCCCTAATTAATTAATGAAGCTTTGGAGTTCGTTTGGCCTCTCTGCATGCAGACTCCCTGGCAAACCTCTCCAGATAGAGATATGGCACTTGTCCAGGGAGTACCCTTTACCTCGTACTTGGGTCTTGTCTGCTGGCCACGGGATTGCTCTGTACAGTAACGTAACTACTAACATGGGCCCACCTCTGCTTGTAGCACTGCACATCGGACACAGCATTGAGTCAATGCCTCAAACATCTGATGTTTTTCAGTTGGAGAAGTTCTGTTTTCAGGAGTAAAATGTTTAATGTGAATGAACTACTTCGAACAAGTAAACAAAATGATCCTAAGCGTCTACAAAAGGTTTTTGTTAACTGGACCCTGACAAATGTGATTTTATCCTGCTTTAAGTCTTTGTTTTCACCCCTCAAATGTTATCTTTAAAATGTTTCTTATTCATGTCAAATCTggtgtacatttttatttattttttagataAGGCAGACATGACTCCATTCTTGTAGAGAATGTCACGAGAGGAGAAAAGATTATCTTCCATATTGTTCCTTCCCTAACCTTTCTCTCCTGATACAATGTTTCCTATGAAATGCACATGGTCTACTTTGGTACAGGGTGATGtttagggtgtggaaatgggcTAATGCTGTGTTTTGACTGATACCTGTGTTGTGTAAAACCCTGGTTTTATACTTGGGAAATTGTCCAAAAAATTCCAATACATATGCTGATGTGCTATCATGTGTGCAATGATGTCAGAAGGGGAAAACAGGGTTTGTTTGCAGTAATATCGCAAACAgccgtggcagtttcaccattaagAATTCCAGCTTTAATGCATCTCCGACAGTCCCGCTCTGGTCTGGCCCCAAGTCAGATTAGGTCCAAGGCCCAATACTTTTTTCCCGCCACCTCAGGTGGAAACACAAAAGTTTAGATCTGTAGGCCAAGCCACTGTATAAAACCCTGTGGTGGAAATAAGCCAAAACTGTCCCTCAGATCTTTAGATCGTCTAGTCTAGTCTTATTATTGCTGTGCTTGCTGGATCGACTGGGTCGCCGTTGGTTCTCTGCAGGCGACCCTGGAGCAGAACTGGAGCCTTTATTTTCTGTGGTGTCACCCCCTTCTGGTTTACTGTTCATCTCTACGGCCAGGTTATCTCTGTTCTGCTTGTAAGCCACTTTGCTGCTGTAGGGGTGGTAGGCAGTGTCAGGCTCAGTTAAGATGTACTCGTCTGCATGGTAGGGCTCGGGGGCTGGGAGGTGCCTGGGGAAGTAGTTATAGTTCGGGTCAAAGGGCACTACTGCCTCGCTGGGGGCCTTGTACCCTGCCTCAAATGTGGACTGGGCACGTCTATACCGGAGGCCCTGGCGGCACTTGGTGAACCCCAGGTGATACATCTCGACTAGGTTCAGTAGCAGTGAGATGAACGCCACTGCCAGCATGAAGAGGATGAAGATTGTCTTTTCTGTGGGCCTGGAGATGTAGCAGTTCACCACGTTGGGGCAGGGTGAGCGGTTACAGGTGTACAGTGGCTTCAGCTCAAACCCATACAGCAGGTACTGAGCTACGATAAATCCCACCTCAAACAGGGTCTTGAAGATGATGTTGAAGACATAGGTGCGCAGCAGGACCCCTCGCAGGCGGATGCGGCCCTGATCGTCCCGGACTGGGGGCTTCTTGGGCTTGGTGTCGGGCAGCAGCTGCTGCTTGTCATTGTGGATGGCCAGCTGCGCAGCCAAGTCTTTCTCCTTCTGCTTCTGTTTCTCCTCCATGCGCACCAGGTGCAGGATGTGGCCCAGGTAGATCAGAGTGGGCGTGGACACAAAGATGATCTGCAGCACCCAGAAGCGGATGTGAGAGATGGGGAAAGTCTTGTCATAGCAGACATTTTGACAACCAGGCTGCTTGGTGTCGCAGGTGAAGCCAGACTGCTCGTCACCCCACACCTTCTCAGCTGCAGCTCCCAACACCAGGATCCTGAAGATGAAGAGCACGGTCAGCCAGACCTTGCCCACTACAGTGGAGTGCTCCTGGGCACTCTCCAACAGCTTGCCCAACAAGTTCCAGTCCCCCATAGTGGCTCACTCATAGGCTCAGTCCTACAGAGAGATCCAAAACAGGAACCTGCAATCAGAATAAAAACATACAAACTAATGCACTGCATAAGAAACAACATCACAATTGCATTGAAAACCGTTGCATAATAACTTGGAGAGCTTGAGAAAAATGCCTCGCCattactatatcattacacctaGGGTGGCATAATAAATGTACCTACGTGATGCATTTTCATTTGTAATGTATTTGGTTGTAAACTCATGCATTTGAAGATAAGAGCCAAATATTTTTACTGTGGCCTTTCCAACTCAATAATTTGTTTCTAGTTTTTGGCTGAGGTGTTTTGAGAGGGTTTCTGTAAATTAACCGGATTCACTATCATATATGAGGTTCTGCTTCAAGTTTATGTGGTTCTGTTTCTTCTAGCATGAAAACATTTGTCAATAACTTAATTTGGTCTATGCACCATGCAGAGACCAACTAATAAGTGAGATTGGTGCTTCCTGGTAATAATTTGCCATAATTTATCTGAAGAGAAAGTAATGTCCAGACTTTGAATCATTACCAACCTATGGCCTTGTCATTTCCACACAATTTATTTTTCACAACCTGGAGCCCTAATCCttaacatttctccaaaatgtgaGAAGTTCTGAAAAACATGAAAAATTGTGTAATGTTGGTCATGTTCCTAGGTTATTGCCATATGCTTGTGAAATGTCTTGTAGAAAAGCTCAGGATGGTGTGTATGCATATTTTGGGGTTTTCCCTTCATTATCCTGAGATAAATACTTTTCCTCAAAGTTCCTCTGTTTTTATTAGCATGTTTGATTTAATGAACACACCCCAGGCAACAGCAGGATATCCACCCTTAAAGTAACACCTGTTTCCTTGAGGAGAAACCTCCCATCAAGCAGACCACTATCTAAGGTTGCAtaattctggtaactttccccaaattcccaggtttccagaaatcctggttggaggattacAGATTTCCTGTTTTTTGTCACTTTATTACGGGAATCTTTCAACCAGAATTTCTGGGAATTTCGGAAAGtttgcagccttacaatgtaatTTTATTCATTATAGGTGAGATATGAGCACGATGTATGAATGGatgatgtacaggtaactgccaaaataaaggaaacaccaacataaagtgtctaaATAGGGCGTTGGGGcaccacgagccgccagaacagcttcaatgcgccttggtaaagttggcatagattctacaagtgtctggaactctattggaggaatgtgacaccattcttccacgagaaattccataatttggtgttttgttaatggtggtggaaaacgctgtctcaggtgtcgctccagaatctcccacaaTTGgcttgagatctggtgactgagacggctatggcatatggtttacatcattttcatgctcatcaaaccattcagtgaccacttgtcACTCCCACCAGGATAAAAATGATTCTCCATAGGTTGAAGGCGATCATTCAGAATATCTGTGTATTTATTGGTGTTTACCTTGCCCTCTAAGGGGTTGAGCAgacctaaaccatgccaggaaaaaGTACCCCACACCATAACAGCCACCAGAACCCTCAATTACTCGTGCTTCCttcattttggcagttacctgtatattaaTCACACTCCTTGTATTTAATGGTAGGCTACTTTATATGTTGTATttagtgtatacagtatgtgataGCATATCAGGAACAGATCATAGAAATAGGTTGTCTCCCATTTAAAAGGTTATAGAGCAGTATATGTATCTCATACTGATCCTGTtaatagtcccaaaagtgaaTAGTCCCCTGCCTGTCATTTTAGTAATACAGGTATCATGTATGAATGTCCATTGCATGAAGACTAAGTACTGACTGTACCCACTACCCAGAGAGTATGCCCTGGAGCAGGTGGTGGCCTGGCCACTCTAGCTTACTGCCAGGCAGTGTAAACTGAAGATCAGATGGAGGAGCTCCAagacacacatactgacacacacatggCAGGTTGCAACTCTCCTCTCCCTAGATATAGATTTATGGTACATTCCCAGGGGTTGAGTGGATACTTTAGTAAACACACCTAGTCCTTGATGCAAGTTAAACTTGCCTCTGGAAGTTGCGGTCAGATTCCCAGATCAGTTTCCCCACAGGgattttaaaatgataaaaaaaCGAGGCTGCTGTTACCTAATAGCCTTTCGTGACAGTGTACATGTGGATCACCAATAACTTTTCTCAATCTAAGACTTGTCTGTTTACATTCATCATAGTCCATGATCTAATCATCTCTGACTTCATCTGTTAAATTCTGCTCTTATTACACAATAAATCATATTTTATAACAACACTGGCCTGGTTAGTAGACTGGACTGCAACTACACTGAAATGGCTGTCTTCCCTCATTACAGTTTGAAGTTGAACCATTTCAGAAATTCAGACACTAATACTGACCAACCTGCTTTTGGAGTTGTAATACACACTTtattatgatacagtgaaatgACACAATTACTGGCCTCTTGCAGTATGACTGCAGGGACCACTAATAAACATGATTTTACAATGTATGTTTCTTCAGCTGAAACTTTTATAGACACAGTGTGTCAAGACCCACCTTCCCATGATGCTTAtctccagtgaa
Coding sequences:
- the LOC139537227 gene encoding gap junction alpha-3 protein-like gives rise to the protein MGDWNLLGKLLESAQEHSTVVGKVWLTVLFIFRILVLGAAAEKVWGDEQSGFTCDTKQPGCQNVCYDKTFPISHIRFWVLQIIFVSTPTLIYLGHILHLVRMEEKQKQKEKDLAAQLAIHNDKQQLLPDTKPKKPPVRDDQGRIRLRGVLLRTYVFNIIFKTLFEVGFIVAQYLLYGFELKPLYTCNRSPCPNVVNCYISRPTEKTIFILFMLAVAFISLLLNLVEMYHLGFTKCRQGLRYRRAQSTFEAGYKAPSEAVVPFDPNYNYFPRHLPAPEPYHADEYILTEPDTAYHPYSSKVAYKQNRDNLAVEMNSKPEGGDTTENKGSSSAPGSPAENQRRPSRSSKHSNNKTRLDDLKI